GCCTCGTGTTTCAGAAATGAATATgcatgagagaaagagagctgaAGGGAATCTGTAGAGTTGGCTAAGGATTGATTTAATTGGCTAAACTCATCCCCTGGAACGCCACGCCTCAATCATAGTTGAGCTACGTAACTAGAAATTGTTGCACCTTATAGTTAGCACACATTATGTACGGTTGAAAtccattagaaaaaaaatactaGCACATTCTTTTTATGGAAATTCATCacctatttgtattttgcagtGATGGAAAGTTTCCTCAAATACTGTGGCCTACTTTTACTGTCCCTTGTCCATTTAATGCCACATTATACCTGCagtactccactacattaagGAGACGAGATACAAAAAGGTAacattttaatcatattttgGGAAAAAGTGGAGAAAGTCATCATAGGTTTGTGAATCAAAACGTTGTGTCCAGATGTCATGTTTAGTGTAATATATCACTGGACATGCAAGGACGGTTTTTCGAGAATGAATACTTTAACTTGGGATACTTTTGCAAGTTAAATAAGTGACATTTTAATTGGAGCACTATTATTTGCAATGGAGTATTTTGACATACATGTTTGGTTCTCAAAGTAAACTAAAGGATCTAAATCTGCTTCCATCACTGACACTTTGCAGCGTATGTGCATTAACTTATAGACACAGGATAAAATGTACATACGGGCATGTGAGAATTGTTTAAGATGGATTAGACAAAATGTGATCCTTTAAATCAGGGGTATTCAACTCAAATTCAACGAGGTCCGGTTAGAGAAAATTTCCTCAAGCGAAGGTCCGGAAGTTCAAAATGTCTAACtcgttatgaatgagtgtgatattcattagctgtgacctagtagctgtatcaGCGTCTGCATGcatgtaaaacaacaatatcttggtcgtctctcccctcactcttctctcccccttctctctttgtctcccgctaactgtctctcccctcactcttctctccgtcttctctctcccctcactcttctctccgtcttctctctcccgctaactgtctctcccctcactcttctctccgtcttctctctcccctcactcttctctccgtcttctctctcccgctaactatctctcccctcactcttctctccgtcttctctctcccctcacccttctctctctgtctcccgctaactgtctctcccctcactcttctctctcccgctaattgtctctcccctcactcttctctccgtcttctctctcccgctaactgtctctGCCCTCACTCtttctccgtcttctctctcccgctaactgtctctcccctcactcttctctctgtcttctctctcccctcactcttctctccgtcttctctctcccgctaactgtctctcccctcactcttctctccgtcttctctctcccctcactcttctctctgtcttctctctcccgctaactgtctctcccctcactcttctctccgtcttctctctcccgctaactgtctctcccctcactcttctctccgtcttctctctcccgctaactgtctctcccctcagtcttctctccgtcttctctctcccgctaactgtctctcccctcactcttctctctgtcttctctctcccctcactcttctctccgtcttctctctcccgctaactatctctcccctcactcttctctccgtcttctctctcccctcacccttctctctctgtctcccgctaactgtctctcccctcactcttctctctcccgctaattgtctctcccctcactcttctctccgtcttctctctcccgctaactgtctctGCCCTCACTCtttctccgtcttctctctcccgctaactgtctctcccctcactcttctctctgtcttctctctcccctcactcttctctccgtcttctctctcccgctaactgtctctcccctcactcttctctccgtcttctctctcccctcactcttctctctgtcttctctctcccgctaactgtctctcccctcactcttctctccgtcttctctctcccgctaactgtctctcccctcactcttctatccgtcttctctctcccgctaactgtctctcccctcagtcttctctccgtcttctctctcccgctaactatctctcccctcactcttctctccgtcttctctctcccctcacccttctctctctgtctcccgctaactgtctctcccctcactcttctctctcccgctaattgtctctcccctcactcttctctccgtcttctctctcccgctaactgtctctGCCCTCACTCtttctccgtcttctctctcccgctaactgtctctcccctcactcttctctctgtcttctctctcccctcactcttctctccgtcttctctctcccgctaactgtctctcccctcactcttctctccgtcttctctctcccctcactcttctctctgtcttctctctcccgctaactgtctctcccctcactcttctctccgtcttctctctcccgctaactgtctctcccctcactcttctctccgtcttctctctcccgctaactgtctctcccctcagtcttctctccgtcttctctctcccgctaactcgcttcttcttcttgtgtttatctccctgtatcgctcTCTCGTCTCTATCGCCCCCTGTTGccccgtcaaaatgaaaatcccttattaatgtattgattatatgTCCGGGTCCGTATAGGTCGGCGTCAGGGTCCGGACCCGGACTATGgtccgcctgttagtgaactatgctTTAAATGAACTTGTGCTATTGTAGTAATTGGTGAGAGCTAAGTCCTCACCTGTTTGGCACCTGTCTCCCTCAAAGCCGGGCTCACAGATGCAGGTCATGTTGTTGATGGTCTCCTGGCATCTTCCTCTTTCACATGATGTTTCAATACACTGAGCTGcacagaaaaacataaacactaATCTTCTACCACTTTTTAAACTGTAACTTTCAAACCAAATCAGTTTTACACATACCTTTATAACAAACGGGGAATTTCAGGGAGCTGCATTTCTCGTCATTCCACCTCCCTCGGTTCGGTCCTGTGTTGACGTAGAGCTCCACGCAGAACTCGGTGCTGTGGTTGTTGTTCGGCTCGTTTGCTGCCCATGAATGCTCACCAACCCACGTGCTGTTATTCCCGATCCAGGTCCAAGGTTGATTCCTGTGATTTTTGGTGATTCCAATCCAATAATATGGGCTCCCATTTCTGTTTGGCAGCAAAGACACCAGGTAGTTGTTCTCTCTCTGGTTCTGGATCACCACCATGTCAGTGTAAGTGGTCTGGCACCACTGCCGGGCCTGGGTCCAGTTCATGGTCTTTTTATTGGAATGATACGTCCAGCCAGAGGTCAAATGAGCCAATGAGCTTCCTAGTATACATtttggaagagagagagaaaaaaaaagcaaaatgtcaataataaaaaaatgataataataaaagcacCAAAGAAAAATTGCAATCCAAAGtacttcacaaaataaaaaatcgtAATAGATATAATTAACATAAAGGGATTAATAGACATATGGTAAATGGaaaattaaacaattaataaaacacttccaaaaaaaagaatactaaaaataaaataagtataaaaatGGGATGGAATAAAATACATAGAACGCGTGAACTAGGAAACATAGAAcctatatcaaaatataaatataatacaattattcaAGATAACCAGTATTTGAGCACATGCATCAGTTAACAATGCTGCAGCTCCAGTCTCTTCTACTCTCTTATGTATTTTTAGAAGATAACTTTTATACAATAAACAACACCTCTTTTGCCTTAGTGTTGAAGCTAATACTCACCTATGAAAAGGATTAATATCCACATCATTTTCAATGAGGGATCACAAATACCTGTTgtctgtgcaaaaaaaaagaatcagaaGCTAAAATATTGATGAATCCAACCTTTAAAATTAATGGGAAAAGCATACTTACCTATAATTGGTAATATATGAAAAGTACACCTATAGTTGAATAGTTTGAAATGAGCTTGCTACTTAAGATACATTCTTGTTTTCCtattcaaaatcaaacattGTACCACAGAAGTATGTGAATGTGAGCTTAGCAGGGACCAATGTAAGGCTTTTATATTTCTCTTTGGCTTTTTGTCCAACATTATCAGACAATTACAGGATGTTTACTTTACAAAGTGAATGCAGGTGATGAATGAATAACTGACCGGTTAGACCTGTACAGACCTTCTGGTCATCGTGTGATTGGGAATATTCCAGTGAAAGCTTTCAGTTATgcatggaaagaaaaaaattcaggaaacacaaaaatataaagcCCGGTGCAGACATGATTGAAGCCAACACAAAGACATATATCCAAAAGGCTTATTTTGGCCaatttttgcaattaatttCATGATCTTGATCACTTTAGCCGGTTTTGTTATTGTTGGTAAGATGATGTTaactttaaagaggacatattatgcagatgttcaggttcatattagtattttgtgcctttacggtaacatgtctccatgctttaatgttcaaaaagctctttatttttctcatactgcctgtgctgcagcgcctcttttcaccctctgtctgaaaccagagcccagtctgctctggttggatcgctggctggctctgttgtgattggtccaccgcttagagatgtcccgccccttagcctgtcgTATACAATTATGTTGGAgtgccaatagaagtgtgagtttTACATAAGGATGTCACCatgtcacagaagtaaacaaaggagtccaatggaggtgtttcaggcagggagagaTCTCCCTccggagggaactttgggattttagcctttgcagaccatttacatcaggggtgtccaagctacggcccgggggccaaatgcggcccgcaggccattttgaatcggccctcagcaaattctgaaagtataatggaatatggcccacaaattaaacttttgcttgtcttatattgtacttctcaaatatatatgttaacatatattaatgagcccaatttaaaatagaTTCAGTCATTTAGGATGTAAAaccttttctaacaaatcttcaaataaatcccgaaaacttatttctataacaagcttgaaatttaaccttcgtatttactcttattatcagcaatctgaggtttctgttttaaggaatgagctgccaacaaaataaatgaaaccctaaagagagacgggatgaaggctgttttttccttaaaccatttgaaattaTCGTGCATTATTCgcctacattttatttgttttgctaacttgtaacttaagttatgaggcaatattcacctctataagtggcccagctctccgtgtatttttctgtatgtggccctcggtgaaaaaagtttggacacccctgatttacatgcactaaaacctatttaacatactacaggaaaggaaaaccgCCACAAAGCTTAATAGAACTTTCTTTAGGCAAACAGACTCTTGTAATCCTCTTTGCTCCTCCTGCCTACTGTTCACATGCACTATAGCATGAAACATTTCTCCTCTTACCAGAATAAGCAAATATCAGTAGACCGTTTTTAATGACACTGCTACTTTgcacattaaatgttttttattcacaacAGCAACAAATGACAGGCCAACCTTAAGTCTGCAGAAGATATGAGATCTATTTCTGGTCCAGCTGAAGTGCTAACATGTAGGGAAGACTGTTGATGGAACCACAATAGTGATGATCTGTGAAACAGCTTACCGCAGCAATAAAGTCCTTCCTGCTTCACAATCTCACTGTTATACAACTATTCACCTCTGTGCTTCATTGTGATGAAGGTGGCACAAACAGACATGaggtctgttttgttttctggaaAAAGGTACCTCCTGGACCTCTGAAAGAATACATGATGACCTGCAGAGTCAGCATAAATTAGCAGAGaagttgttgtgtgtgtggagctaaTGGCTGAACCTTTGTTCCAGTGTATCAGTGTTATGAAACGACTGACAATTTATGTATGTTTCATAACTGACTGTAGACGTTGTTTATGATGCCGAAAGAAGCATAAAtatgagcaaacacacatgatagtttgacattttattaaGAATAAACACAGCGCTGcattaaatatacagtaatatgAATAAGCATCTTAAATGCATAACAATCTGGTAAATAAATAGCTTATAAATACTGAAATCCTTCACAGTACTCCAAGGACATGGGACAACCTTTCGTAACATTTACAGCGAGATTAAAAGAGCAAGCTTTCTAGCGTGATCACTAGGCCGTAGAACAATTTGTTCCATATGAAACTCCCCTTGGGAGGAAATACATGTCCAAACATCACGGGGGAAACCATGACGTTAAAGAAATAACATACAGTAATCAAATGCAAAGatctaaaaaaacatttcctttcatcGTAAAAAGCTTTTAAAGCTTTTATACATATTGCTCACATTAGTACTTCTGGTCACTCATATGTTATGTTAGAGATTGTCCttatatgtatgtgttttatatgaGGCTGTCAATGCTGTTTCTGTAGGTTGTATGAGGGGGCTCTATGTCCGAGTTGCTGTAAGAGAAGAcgaacaaaagaaaatgagcaTCGCAATCTAACATGTGccattaatttttttttaattgcttcaTTTGAGTCCTGAATGCTTACCTGCTCAGCTCAAACTTGTTGGCGTTTTGCTTCAGTCGCTTCATGATCCATATGGCCAAAGACAGACCACTGAATGCCAGAGCGGCCCCTGTTGCGGTACCAGAGGCAATGGCAGCAAGCTGAGACTCGAGAGCTGAGGAAACATTATCAAATGTGAATAAATTGACTCATAAActcaaacatgcattttaaattggtatttaaacattttttttttaaacatttgttccTATCTGACCTTTGCAAGTTGGTTTATCTCCAGTCCAATTGCCATTACGGTCACAGGTCAGCAGGTCATGTCCGTCTAAAGAGTAATCTTGATTGCAGGTGAAGGAGCACTGTGAGTTGAACATTGGATCAATGTTGGAACAGTTCACGTGACCGTTTTCAGGAGACTCGAGCAGAGGGCATCTCACTGCTGTGggataaaaacaataagaatTTAGATGTGAACCTTCCCATATTGATAAAGGAGCTCTCAACTCTAACCCatgcatgcaaatgaagaagtgattataaaatatatcaagTAACATGTGCATACCTGTGCAGTTTGGTGGTGCGGAGGTCCACTGGCCTGGATTTGCACACTCCATGCTGAGTGCACCTTGCAGCTCATGGCCTTCATCACAGCTGAATATGCAGACCATACCAAGTGGATGGGGGGTCCCGGTAGAAACAGGTGAAGACAGAGAGGGACTGCAGCTGATCTGGGCCCTTGATGGGATCTCTGGAGCAGGACATCCTATCGCTAAAAAGAAAGATGATGAGATGTCATGACCAAGCCAAGAAAAGCAAATAGTGTGCGCATTTATTTATGTGAACAGATGTTTCCTTACCTTTGCAGGCAGGTATGGCTTTACTCCACTGTCCGTCCTCAGAACACTGACTGCTGTGTGCTCCCTGCAGCTCAAAGCCTGCTGCACACTTGAAGCTGCAGGTGGAGTCTGGACGCAGGTCATTAAATGGTCGGCTGCACTCTGTGATGAGGTGAGCTTCTTCTGGCTTCTGGCAAGTAATGGctaacacaaaaaaatacaaaatgcagatTTAGTATGGTTTTCACAAGTCACAAAACAAGGAAGTTGATATGAGTAACTTAAGCTACATCCTTACCTTCACAGCGAGGCATCCTCTCACTCCACTCAGCTGCAGACGTGCACGTCACTCTGCTTGAACCCACCAGCTGGTAGCCCGGAGCACAGCTGAAGCTGCATGTGTTTCCATAGCTGAACCTGACATTTGCATCGTCTCCACAGTTTAAAAGGCCGTTATCTAGCTCTTGGAGATCAGGGCACTGGACCGCTGCAAAACAGAAGGAGGAAAGAACAGGTCAACAGGAGCCTCAAACAGAGGGCATCTCACTGCTGTGGGAGAAAACAATAAGAATTGAGATGTGATCCTTCCCATATTGATAAAGGAGCTCTCAACTCTAACCCatgcatgcaaatgaagaagtgattataaaatatatcaagTAACATGTGCATACCTGTGCAGTTTGGTGGTGCGGAGGTCCACTGGCCTGGATTTGCACACTCCATGCTGAGTGCACCTTGCAGCTCATGGCCTTCATCACAGCTGAATATGCAGACCATACCAAGTGGATGGGGGGTCCCGGTAGAAACAGGTGAAGACAGAGAGGGACTGCAGCTGATCTGGGCCCTTGATGGGATCTCTGGAGCAGGACATCCTATCGCTAAAAAGAAAGAGGATGAGATGTCATGACCAAGCCAAGAAAAGCAAATAGTGTGCGCATTTATTTATGTGAACAGATGTTTCCTTACCTTTGCAGGCAGGTATGGCTTTACTCCACTGTCCGTCCTCAGAACACTGACTGCTGTGTGCTCCCTGCAGCTCAAAGCCTGCTGCACACTTGAAGCTGCAGGTGGAGTCTGGACGCAGGTCATTAAACGGTCGGCTGCACTCTGTGATGAGGTGAGCTTCTTCTGGCTTCTGGCAAGTAATGGctaacacaaaaaaatacaaaatgcagatTTAGTATGGTTTTCACAAGTCACAAAACAAGGAAGTTGTTAGGAGTAACTTAAGCTACATCCTCACCTTCACAGCGAGGCATCCTCTCACTCCACTCAGCTGCAGACGTGCACGTCACCCTGCTGGCTCCCACCAGCTGGTAGCCCGGAGCACAGCTGAAGCTGCATGTGTTTCCGTAGCTGAACTTCACATCTGCATCGTCTCCACAGTTCAAAAGGCCGTTATCTAGCTCTTGGAGATCAGGGCACTGGACCGCTGCAAaaaagaaggaggaaagaaCAGGTCAACAGGAGCCGTTTTAATAACATCCTAAAGCTTTCCCCTCTTAATAACAGActtgaaaacaaatgaacattgGTATAATGGATACTGAGAGAAGTCCTGCCAGATAAAAGCATTAAAACGTACCAACACAAAACGGCTGTGAGGCATTCCATAATCCTGATGCTTCACATTGCAGAGTGTTTTGAAGGGTACCAGCGAGTTCATAGCCTTCatcacaggtaaacacacatgtGGACCTGAAGCTGGACAAGCCCAGAGGATCGGAGCACGTCATGGATCCTCTTGCTGGTTTCGACATCGGCTGACATTGAACCACTGTTGACAACAAGACCATCAAAACACTGAAAATTCAATTTTGTTTCTCCGAATATGATAACTTCAAAACACAATACCATTGGTTCATAACATTATTTTCGCAGCTAAACTCACGTTCACAGGTAGGAGGCTTCTCCGACCACTGTTTGGACGCAGTGCACCTCAGAGGTCTGGACATGCTCATCTGGTATCCTTCCTCACAGGAATACTGGCACTCAGAGTCGTAGGTGAAGTTTCCATTTGTGTGAGTGCAATGTACACTTCCTTTATCTGGGACGGTCACATCCTTTTTGTCACACTCGACAACTGCcgacaaagaaaacaagacactgTTAGATATCAGGTCCTGGCTGTAAATT
This DNA window, taken from Eleginops maclovinus isolate JMC-PN-2008 ecotype Puerto Natales chromosome 9, JC_Emac_rtc_rv5, whole genome shotgun sequence, encodes the following:
- the LOC134870099 gene encoding E-selectin-like — encoded protein: MEFCFGLLQTRGSKSSWISLTFLCSMLCMWSSVECWEYFYSDNTMNWQDARAWCKENYTDMVAIQNQQEIVHLNRWLPWKKTYYWIGIRKVNTVWTWVGTNKALTKEATNWAKGEPNNGKSKGSHEDCVEMYIQRTQETGKWNDERCGKLKTALCYAAACKSDSCQNGECVETINNHSCACFEGFYGDQCEHVVECDKKDVTVPDKGSVHCTHTNGNFTYDSECQYSCEEGYQMSMSRPLRCTASKQWSEKPPTCELVQCQPMSKPARGSMTCSDPLGLSSFRSTCVFTCDEGYELAGTLQNTLQCEASGLWNASQPFCVAVQCPDLQELDNGLLNCGDDADVKFSYGNTCSFSCAPGYQLVGASRVTCTSAAEWSERMPRCEAITCQKPEEAHLITECSRPFNDLRPDSTCSFKCAAGFELQGAHSSQCSEDGQWSKAIPACKAIGCPAPEIPSRAQISCSPSLSSPVSTGTPHPLGMVCIFSCDEGHELQGALSMECANPGQWTSAPPNCTAVQCPDLQELDNGLLNCGDDANVRFSYGNTCSFSCAPGYQLVGSSRVTCTSAAEWSERMPRCEAITCQKPEEAHLITECSRPFNDLRPDSTCSFKCAAGFELQGAHSSQCSEDGQWSKAIPACKAIGCPAPEIPSRAQISCSPSLSSPVSTGTPHPLGMVCIFSCDEGHELQGALSMECANPGQWTSAPPNCTAVRCPLLESPENGHVNCSNIDPMFNSQCSFTCNQDYSLDGHDLLTCDRNGNWTGDKPTCKALESQLAAIASGTATGAALAFSGLSLAIWIMKRLKQNANKFELSSNSDIEPPHTTYRNSIDSLI